One segment of Candidatus Pelagibacter ubique HTCC1062 DNA contains the following:
- a CDS encoding oxidoreductase, with translation MKDINIFCFGFGQVAKNFIKKLSVEQYNINLSATSRSESSKKSFNGINYNSYLFNSENFDQSLVVKLKEADHILVSIPPENQEDLVIKNFSKFIESSKTKWITYLSATSIYGDHKGEWVNENSKTNPISNNGIARLKAENAWFSLEKNKKVPIQIFRLSGIYSNEKNILMRLKSGGVKVINKKNHFFSRIHVDDISNILFKSLSKFKSGEIYNLSDDKPSTSEEVTLFGAKILNIENIEKIEVDQIKGEMLKNFYNESKKVSNKKMKSYFNYNLKFPSYIEGLNHISCNFI, from the coding sequence CGCAAAAAATTTTATAAAGAAGCTTAGTGTTGAGCAGTATAATATTAATTTGTCAGCAACCTCTAGAAGTGAGTCTTCAAAAAAATCATTCAACGGTATTAATTATAATAGCTATCTATTTAATAGTGAGAACTTTGATCAAAGTTTAGTTGTAAAATTAAAAGAAGCAGATCATATCTTGGTTTCTATACCACCAGAAAATCAAGAAGATTTAGTTATAAAAAATTTTTCTAAATTTATAGAAAGCTCCAAAACAAAATGGATAACATACTTATCAGCCACTAGTATTTATGGTGATCATAAGGGAGAGTGGGTTAATGAAAATAGCAAAACAAACCCAATTTCAAATAATGGTATTGCAAGATTGAAAGCTGAAAATGCATGGTTTTCTTTAGAGAAAAATAAGAAAGTACCAATTCAGATATTTAGGTTATCTGGAATTTATTCTAATGAAAAAAATATTTTAATGCGTCTAAAATCAGGAGGCGTGAAAGTGATCAATAAAAAAAATCATTTTTTTTCTAGAATTCATGTAGATGATATTTCAAATATATTATTTAAATCTTTATCAAAATTTAAGTCAGGAGAAATATATAATCTATCTGATGATAAACCGTCTACATCTGAAGAGGTTACTTTATTTGGAGCAAAAATATTAAATATTGAAAATATCGAAAAAATTGAAGTTGACCAAATTAAAGGTGAGATGTTGAAAAATTTTTATAATGAGTCTAAAAAAGTTAGCAACAAAAAGATGAAAAGTTATTTTAATTATAATTTAAAATTTCCAAGCTATATCGAAGGATTAAACCATATTAGCTGTAATTTTATTTAG